From a single Brassica napus cultivar Da-Ae chromosome C9, Da-Ae, whole genome shotgun sequence genomic region:
- the LOC106418722 gene encoding universal stress protein A-like protein, which produces MESEPTRVMVAVNESSIKGYPHASISSKKAFEWTLKKIVKSNTSGFKLLLLHAQVQDEDGFDDMDSIYASPDDFRNMRERNKANGLHLLEFFVNKCHEIGVRCEAWIRKGDPTEVICHEVRRVRPDFLVVGSRGLGPFQKVFVGTVSEFCVKHAECPVIIIKRSAEESPQDPADD; this is translated from the exons ATGGAGAGCGAGCCAACTCGAGTGATGGTGGCGGTGAACGAGTCGTCGATCAAAGGCTACCCACACGCGTCGATAAGCAGCAAAAAGGCGTTCGAGTGGACACTGAAGAAGATCGTGAAGTCCAATACCTCTGGCTTCAAGCTTCTCTTGCTTCACGCTCAAGTCCAGGACGAAGACG GTTTTGATGACATGGACAGCATATATGCTTCCCCTGATGATTTCCGAAACATGAGGGAACGTAACAAGGCTAATGGACTTCACCTTCTTGAGTTTTTCGTTAATAAATGTCATGAGATTGGG GTTCGGTGTGAGGCCTGGATCAGGAAAGGTGATCCCACGGAAGTGATATGCCATGAAGTTAGGCGTGTCAGGCCAGATTTTCTGGTTGTCGGAAGTCGTGGTCTTGGTCCATTCCAGAA GGTATTTGTTGGAACGGTGAGTGAGTTTTGTGTGAAGCATGCAGAGTGCCCAGTCATCATAATCAAACGCAGTGCTGAAGAAAGTCCACAAGATCCAGCTGATGACTAA
- the LOC106417985 gene encoding uncharacterized protein LOC106417985, which yields MEENPHRVSRRHNGGTHCQNDDEGSRRERHHIHGDKVKCSGKRCRSWAAAAIADCVALCCCPCAIINFLTLTFVKVPWMIGRRCLGRSRNKKKKKKLHMRQGSRKLNGEDDVFEMAGGDEKCGGGVGCCGGGDYDDHRFVVERDGSLTKEEDKTTTSSRGDDESRISARVEAERVWLELYQIGHLGFGRVSFTGIQ from the coding sequence ATGGAGGAAAACCCGCATCGAGTTTCACGTAGACACAATGGCGGGACCCACTGTCAAAACGACGACGAAGGGAGCCGTCGAGAACGTCATCACATTCACGGCGATAAAGTCAAATGCTCTGGCAAGAGATGCCGGTCGTGGGCGGCGGCTGCTATTGCTGACTGTGTAGCGCTTTGTTGCTGTCCATGTGCGATCATAAACTTTCTTACTCTCACTTTCGTCAAGGTTCCGTGGATGATCGGACGGCGATGTCTCGGTCGGAGCCggaataaaaagaagaagaagaagttacacATGAGACAAGGGAGCAGGAAACTCAACGGTGAAGATGATGTGTTTGAGATGGCCGGAGGAGATGAGAAATGCGGTGGCGGCGTAGGATGCTGTGGCGGCGGAGATTATGATGATCACCGGTTCGTGGTGGAGAGAGATGGGAGTTTAACGAAGGAGGAGGACAAAACAACGACGTCGAGTAGAGGAGATGATGAGTCGAGAATAAGTGCAAGAGTTGAAGCCGAGAGAGTGTGGTTAGAGTTGTATCAGATTGGTCATCTTGGATTTGGTCGAGTCTCCTTCACTGGGATCCAATGA